The Candidatus Zixiibacteriota bacterium genome includes a region encoding these proteins:
- a CDS encoding ABC transporter permease, producing MRKILWLARREYLAAVRTTGFIIALVAIPIVMSGSVIAMLLLKDRVDTTDRTIVVIDRSGVVADELIRMAQERNEAEIIDSISGKKVKPAYEFTIIAPDTIDPDQQRLELSDRIRAGEIHAFLEIGPDVLHPRGDSTEHTIAYHAEGAAIDGIPSWMNSPVNRHLRATRMIKAGMDSNTVDDALIWLNIERMNPVQVDEAGAIVEAKKASRGIAVGIPIGMTMLTLVMIAIGAAPMLSSVIEEKTQKIAEVLLGSMTPFQFMMGKILGGMAVSLTTSAVYVLGGVVFALNSGFVQYIPFHVLPWFFAFFTLGIIMFGSMFGAIGSLCNDPKDAQALTFPAMLPLMMTMFVLGPVIKQPLSGFATWMSLMPPFAPTLMMLRMATPAGVPGWQPWVAITGVIICTFLAVWIGGRVFRIGILLQGKPPRLADIARWIFKG from the coding sequence ATGCGTAAGATACTCTGGCTCGCCCGTCGGGAATATCTGGCTGCTGTTCGTACCACCGGGTTTATCATTGCGCTGGTGGCTATCCCGATAGTCATGAGCGGCAGTGTCATTGCGATGCTTTTGCTGAAGGACAGAGTTGATACGACCGACCGTACAATTGTCGTCATTGATCGGTCGGGTGTTGTCGCTGACGAACTCATACGCATGGCGCAGGAACGAAACGAAGCGGAGATCATTGATTCGATTTCAGGCAAGAAGGTCAAACCGGCCTATGAGTTCACCATCATTGCTCCTGATACTATTGATCCCGACCAGCAGCGGCTGGAACTGTCGGATAGGATACGCGCCGGTGAGATACACGCCTTTCTGGAGATTGGTCCCGATGTACTTCATCCGCGTGGCGATTCAACTGAGCACACTATTGCGTATCATGCCGAAGGAGCGGCGATAGACGGAATCCCGAGCTGGATGAACTCACCCGTTAATAGACACCTTCGTGCTACGCGGATGATCAAAGCGGGAATGGATAGTAATACCGTCGATGATGCCCTGATATGGCTCAACATCGAGCGAATGAATCCGGTACAGGTCGACGAAGCGGGAGCAATCGTCGAGGCGAAGAAAGCCAGCAGAGGGATTGCCGTCGGTATTCCCATAGGGATGACTATGCTGACGCTCGTAATGATTGCCATCGGTGCTGCCCCGATGCTCAGTTCAGTTATCGAGGAGAAGACACAGAAGATTGCCGAAGTGCTTCTGGGTTCTATGACTCCTTTTCAGTTTATGATGGGCAAGATTCTTGGTGGTATGGCTGTCTCGCTGACAACTTCGGCTGTATATGTTTTGGGTGGCGTTGTTTTCGCACTGAATTCCGGCTTCGTACAATACATACCGTTTCATGTTCTGCCGTGGTTTTTTGCTTTCTTCACACTGGGGATTATCATGTTCGGGTCGATGTTTGGTGCTATCGGTTCACTTTGCAATGATCCCAAAGATGCTCAAGCACTGACCTTCCCGGCCATGTTACCTCTGATGATGACAATGTTTGTTCTTGGCCCTGTCATCAAACAGCCCTTATCCGGTTTTGCTACCTGGATGTCGTTGATGCCACCCTTTGCGCCAACGCTTATGATGCTACGCATGGCAACACCTGCTGGAGTTCCCGGGTGGCAGCCATGGGTGGCGATTACGGGCGTAATAATATGTACGTTTCTGGCAGTATGGATTGGTGGGCGTGTTTTTCGTATCGGGATTCTGCTACAAGGCAAGCCGCCTCGCCTGGCGGACATCGCGCGGTGGATTTTCAAGGGGTAG
- a CDS encoding ATP-binding cassette domain-containing protein: MNIVEIENVTKTFGEHTAVDDLTLAVPQGSIYGFIGPNGSGKTTTLRMIMSVIYADHGMIKVFGEQASGACSERIGYLPEERGLYKKMKVRELLRFYGGLKKGVPIHDEVDRWLEMFDLTEWANKKVGALSKGMSQKVQFISTVVSNPELIILDEPFTGLDPVNTDTIRASILDLRDKGATIIFSTHDMAIAEKMCDFIFMIFQGKKVLDGTLTSIQGQYGHDTLRISCANGRDVLHDIPGVDRVNDHGQLQELHMVADADPQKIVAEIMSRTRVNSFEMSTPSLHDIFVRIAGPEAKEVNNA, from the coding sequence ATGAATATCGTTGAAATAGAGAATGTCACCAAAACGTTCGGTGAGCACACCGCCGTCGATGATTTGACTCTCGCCGTTCCTCAGGGAAGTATCTACGGTTTTATAGGTCCCAACGGATCAGGGAAGACGACTACGCTGCGAATGATCATGAGCGTTATCTATGCTGACCACGGGATGATCAAGGTATTCGGCGAGCAAGCCAGTGGAGCATGTTCGGAACGTATTGGTTATCTTCCGGAAGAACGTGGGCTGTACAAGAAGATGAAAGTTCGCGAACTTCTTCGTTTTTATGGTGGTCTGAAAAAAGGCGTGCCCATTCATGACGAGGTTGACCGCTGGCTGGAGATGTTTGATCTGACTGAATGGGCCAACAAAAAGGTCGGTGCGCTCAGCAAAGGGATGAGCCAGAAGGTTCAGTTCATATCGACTGTCGTTTCTAATCCGGAGTTGATCATTCTCGATGAACCCTTCACCGGTCTCGATCCGGTCAATACCGATACGATCCGAGCATCAATACTAGACCTGCGAGACAAAGGCGCGACGATCATATTCAGTACGCACGATATGGCCATTGCTGAGAAGATGTGTGATTTTATTTTTATGATCTTCCAGGGCAAGAAAGTCCTCGACGGCACATTGACGTCGATTCAAGGTCAATATGGCCACGACACCCTGCGTATCAGTTGTGCCAATGGCCGTGACGTCTTACATGATATCCCCGGCGTCGATCGTGTCAACGATCATGGCCAGTTGCAGGAGCTTCATATGGTGGCCGACGCCGACCCTCAGAAAATCGTCGCGGAGATAATGTCTCGTACCAGGGTCAATAGTTTTGAAATGTCGACGCCATCGTTACATGATATTTTTGTTCGAATTGCTGGACCGGAAGCAAAGGAGGTGAACAATGCGTAA
- the purH gene encoding bifunctional phosphoribosylaminoimidazolecarboxamide formyltransferase/IMP cyclohydrolase produces the protein MKIKRALVSVSDKAGIKKLAQGLTDMGVEILSTGGTLKAIKDAGFHAISVSTFTGSPEILDGRVKTLHPKIHAGLLARRDNQSDIDTLNEADFRLIDLVVVNLYPFEQTVARSDATDDEIIENIDIGGPSMLRSASKNHTSVTVVVDPADYKQLLKEMEANDGATSLEFRRQCAAKAFAMTSRYDTSIARYFAAATKDEAEMFPPAIKSGFTYRSGLRYGENPHQAAALYVADEYQGPTLLDGKILSGKELSYNNYGDLDSCLDMLLDFKEPFACVVKHANPCGAAVGESIAQAYKDAYDSDPLSAFGSIIGLNREVDIECAKLLHETPFVECMIAPSFTDEAFKLLKRKKARRLLALPQIAKGLPKDGVVSKYIRGGLLLQAQDELETNATELKVVTKREPTPEELKSLLFAWKVVKHTKSNAIVLVKGNATVGIGMGQTSRVDSGFMAVKRAGERTKGSVMASDAFYPMPDGIEVGTDAGVTAIIQPGGSKGDEAAIEAADNANAAMVFTGHRHFKH, from the coding sequence GTGAAGATAAAGAGAGCGTTGGTTTCAGTTTCTGACAAGGCCGGTATCAAAAAACTCGCTCAGGGATTGACCGACATGGGCGTTGAGATTCTTTCCACTGGCGGAACGCTGAAGGCTATCAAGGATGCTGGATTTCATGCCATATCCGTATCAACTTTCACCGGTTCACCGGAAATACTCGATGGGCGGGTGAAGACGCTGCATCCGAAAATTCACGCCGGTCTTCTTGCCCGCCGCGATAATCAATCCGATATTGACACGCTCAACGAAGCCGACTTTCGGTTGATTGATCTGGTCGTTGTCAATCTCTATCCCTTTGAACAAACCGTCGCTCGTTCCGATGCCACCGACGACGAGATTATCGAGAATATCGACATCGGTGGACCATCTATGTTGCGGTCCGCATCGAAGAATCATACCAGCGTAACAGTTGTGGTTGATCCGGCTGACTACAAGCAGCTTTTGAAGGAAATGGAAGCCAACGACGGTGCCACTAGCCTGGAGTTCCGTCGCCAGTGTGCGGCCAAGGCGTTTGCGATGACCTCACGTTATGATACTTCCATCGCCCGCTATTTCGCTGCGGCAACGAAGGATGAAGCCGAGATGTTCCCGCCAGCGATCAAGTCGGGTTTCACTTATCGCTCAGGTTTGCGCTATGGCGAGAATCCGCATCAGGCGGCGGCGTTGTATGTTGCTGATGAATACCAGGGGCCGACTCTACTCGACGGGAAGATTCTTTCCGGTAAGGAGCTTTCGTACAACAATTATGGCGACCTTGATTCGTGTCTTGATATGCTGCTCGATTTCAAAGAGCCCTTCGCCTGCGTTGTCAAACATGCCAACCCATGTGGAGCGGCCGTAGGGGAGAGTATCGCACAGGCGTACAAAGATGCCTACGACAGTGATCCGTTGTCGGCTTTTGGATCGATCATCGGGCTCAACCGCGAAGTGGATATTGAGTGCGCCAAGTTGCTGCATGAGACACCGTTTGTGGAGTGTATGATCGCGCCGTCGTTTACCGATGAAGCGTTCAAACTGCTCAAGCGCAAAAAAGCTCGTCGTCTGTTGGCTCTGCCGCAAATCGCGAAAGGTCTGCCCAAAGATGGTGTTGTCTCCAAATACATCCGGGGTGGGCTTCTGTTGCAGGCGCAGGACGAACTCGAAACCAATGCGACCGAACTGAAGGTTGTCACCAAGCGCGAACCGACGCCCGAAGAATTGAAATCATTGCTGTTTGCTTGGAAGGTTGTCAAACACACAAAGTCAAATGCCATTGTGCTGGTGAAAGGCAACGCCACGGTCGGGATTGGTATGGGACAGACCTCGCGGGTTGATTCCGGTTTCATGGCGGTCAAGCGAGCTGGTGAACGGACTAAAGGGTCGGTGATGGCGTCTGATGCTTTCTATCCGATGCCGGATGGTATCGAGGTTGGTACCGATGCGGGCGTGACGGCAATCATTCAGCCGGGTGGATCAAAGGGCGACGAGGCGGCTATTGAGGCGGCCGACAATGCGAATGCCGCAATGGTCTTCACTGGCCACCGACACTTCAAGCATTAG
- a CDS encoding phosphoribosylaminoimidazolesuccinocarboxamide synthase, with the protein MTDTVLTTDIKEFPLLVRGKVRDVYDLDDKLLFVATDRISAFDVVMPHGIPGKGKVLTAMSLFWFDFLRDVVENHLVTANIDEYPEVLRKYADVLDGRSMIVIKAERIDAECIVRGYISGSMWKELKSARKEGSNTVHGFDFPSDIQESGKLPEAIFTPSTKSDTGHDENISFNQLVDLIGKEQAYLCRDKSLEVYTKAADYALTKGIIIADTKFEFGFKDGRFILIDEVLSPDSSRFWPVSEYKVGHGQPSFDKQPVRDYLDTLDWVKKPPAPALPDEVTKASADRYREAQRLLTGK; encoded by the coding sequence ATGACTGATACTGTACTCACTACCGACATTAAAGAGTTCCCGTTATTGGTACGGGGCAAAGTTCGCGACGTTTATGATCTGGATGACAAGCTGTTGTTTGTCGCCACTGACCGCATTAGTGCTTTCGATGTGGTAATGCCCCACGGCATTCCCGGCAAAGGCAAAGTCCTGACGGCAATGTCGCTGTTCTGGTTTGATTTTCTGCGTGACGTGGTTGAGAATCATCTCGTCACAGCCAATATCGACGAATACCCGGAGGTATTACGCAAGTATGCCGATGTCCTCGACGGGCGTTCTATGATTGTCATCAAGGCTGAACGGATCGACGCCGAGTGTATCGTGCGAGGGTATATCTCCGGTTCGATGTGGAAGGAACTAAAAAGCGCTCGCAAAGAAGGCAGTAACACCGTCCACGGTTTTGATTTTCCGTCCGACATTCAGGAATCAGGGAAACTGCCCGAAGCGATTTTCACGCCCTCGACCAAGAGTGACACCGGCCACGATGAGAACATCAGTTTCAATCAATTGGTCGATCTTATTGGAAAAGAACAGGCTTACCTGTGCCGCGACAAGTCGTTGGAAGTCTATACCAAAGCGGCCGATTATGCCCTGACTAAGGGGATAATTATCGCCGACACGAAGTTCGAGTTCGGATTCAAGGATGGCCGTTTCATTCTTATCGACGAAGTCCTCTCGCCGGACTCCAGCCGTTTCTGGCCGGTGAGTGAATACAAGGTGGGGCATGGTCAGCCATCGTTTGACAAGCAGCCTGTCCGCGATTACCTTGACACGCTTGATTGGGTTAAAAAACCACCGGCGCCGGCCTTGCCGGATGAAGTGACGAAGGCCTCGGCGGATCGCTATCGTGAAGCCCAACGACTGCTCACCGGGAAGTGA
- the purN gene encoding phosphoribosylglycinamide formyltransferase, giving the protein MTTLARIAVFVSGGGSNLQALIDASKSGLLHGEIVLVVSNMRKAFGLERARKAGIDTFVFKKKKYNSPEAADIDLFARLKQHGIEYIATAGYLRLLPANVVEAFKGRITNIHPALLPKYGGKGMYGHHVHDAVLAAGDKESGITVHLADEIYDNGRILHQVKVPVLPDDTPDSLAARVLEQEHRWYARVLDKLIRGEYGDHND; this is encoded by the coding sequence ATGACCACATTGGCGCGTATCGCAGTGTTCGTTTCCGGCGGAGGATCCAATCTTCAGGCTCTGATCGATGCCTCGAAATCCGGACTTCTGCATGGCGAGATCGTGCTGGTTGTTTCCAATATGCGCAAAGCGTTCGGTCTTGAGCGCGCCCGCAAGGCTGGTATCGATACATTTGTATTCAAGAAGAAAAAATACAATTCGCCTGAGGCAGCTGACATCGACCTGTTTGCCCGGCTTAAGCAACACGGCATCGAGTATATCGCTACAGCAGGATATCTCAGACTCCTGCCGGCTAATGTTGTTGAGGCCTTCAAAGGCAGGATCACGAATATCCATCCTGCTCTGTTGCCGAAGTATGGCGGAAAGGGTATGTATGGCCACCACGTACACGATGCCGTGCTGGCGGCTGGAGATAAGGAGTCCGGAATAACTGTCCACCTGGCGGATGAGATTTATGACAATGGCCGGATTTTGCACCAGGTCAAAGTACCCGTTCTGCCGGATGACACCCCTGATAGTTTAGCGGCGCGCGTACTGGAGCAGGAACACCGGTGGTACGCGCGAGTTCTTGATAAGCTCATAAGAGGAGAATATGGAGACCATAATGACTGA